One region of Chanodichthys erythropterus isolate Z2021 chromosome 24, ASM2448905v1, whole genome shotgun sequence genomic DNA includes:
- the btbd10a gene encoding BTB/POZ domain-containing protein 10a isoform X1 has translation MAACPVSYDSNSSDSENWDQRTACRSGRICRHLSGQPRGAQLERELVRMSLHGASGGGPLDHPRERRRSGDRSRDSSHERGEGQLTPCIRNVTSPIRQHLTDRERDSGCSSRSTSPRPQKSCTSSLFYGDSHGKTHSSDMIYVCENVKEGPRSLRTAERVTLIVDNTRFVVDPSIFTAQPNTMLGRMFGSGREHNFTRPNEKGEYEVAEGISSTMFRAILDYYKSGIIRCPDGISIPELREACDYLCIAFDYSTIKCRDLSALMHELSNDGARRQFEFYLEEMVLPLMVASAQSGERECHVVVLTDDDVVDWDEEYPPQMGEEYSQIIYSTKLYRFFKYIENRDVAKSVLKERGLKKIRLGIEGYPTYKEKVKKRPGGRPEVIYNYVQRPFIRMSWEKEEGKSRHVDFQCVKSKSITNLAAAAADIPQDQLVVMHPGPQVDELDILPNHPQPSHHYDPDPDASSPAI, from the exons TGGTCAGCCGCGTGGAGCTCAGCTGGAGCGCGAGCTGGTGAGAATGAGTCTGCATGGAGCCAGCGGAGGAGGACCCCTGGACCATCCCAGGGAGAGGCGGCGTTCTGGAGATCGCTCCAGGGATTCTTCACATGAGAGAGGTGAAGGACAGCTTACCCCCTGCATCAGGAACGTCACCTCACCCATACGCCAGCACCTCACTG ACCGTGAACGGGATTCTGGCTGCTCATCACGCTCCACGAGTCCCAGGCCTCAGAAATCATGCACCTCCAGCCTGTTCTATGGCGACTCCCATGGTAAAACCCACAGCTCTGACATGATCTACGTGTGCGAAAACGTTAAGGAGGGACCCCGCAGTTTGAGGACTGCCGAGAGAGTCACTCTGATTGTAGATAACACCCGTTTTGTGGTCGACCCATCCATCTTCACTGCCCAACCCAACACTATGCTCGGCAG GATGTTCGGATCTGGACGGGAACACAACTTCACACGTCCTAATGAAAAGGGAGAGTATGAGGTTGCCGAGGGAATCAGCTCCACCATGTTCAGAGCCATTTTG GATTACTACAAATCGGGGATAATCCGCTGCCCTGATGGGATATCCATCCCGGAGCTGAGAGAGGCATGTGACTACCTTTGCATTGCCTTCGACTACAGCACCATCAAGTGCAGAGACCTCA GTGCACTCATGCATGAGCTGTCTAATGATGGCGCCCGGCGGCAGTTTGAGTTCTATCTGGAGGAGATGGTGCTGCCTCTGATGGTGGCCAGCGCTCAGAGCGGAGAGCGGGAGTGTCATGTGGTGGTGCTGACAGATGACGACGTGGTTGACTGGGATGAGGAGTATCCGCCGCAGATGGGAGAGGAATACTCACAGA TTATATACAGCACAAAACTATACCGGTTCTTCAAATACATTGAAAACCGAGACGTTGCCAAGTCTGTTCTGAAGGAGAGAGGACTGAAGAAAATTCGATTAGGCATAGAAG GATACCCAACCTACAAAGAGAAAGTAAAGAAGCGACCCGGTGGGCGTCCGGAGGTCATTTACAACTACGTCCAGAGGCCCTTCATCCGTATGTCCTGGGAGAAAGAGGAGGGCAAAAGCCGACATGTGGACTTCCAATGCGTAAAAAGCAAGTCCATCACCAACCTCGCTGCAGCCGCTGCAGACATTCCTCAGGACCAGCTTGTGGTCATGCATCCTGGGCCTCAGGTGGACGAACTAGACATCCTACCCAACCACCCTCAGCCCAGCCACCATTACGATCCAGATCCCGATGCCTCGTCCCCGGCCATCTGA
- the btbd10a gene encoding BTB/POZ domain-containing protein 10a isoform X2, whose protein sequence is MPEDAKSPGKPSLYEGARVLCAFIHQLLPCCFVLKTGGGQPRGAQLERELVRMSLHGASGGGPLDHPRERRRSGDRSRDSSHERGEGQLTPCIRNVTSPIRQHLTDRERDSGCSSRSTSPRPQKSCTSSLFYGDSHGKTHSSDMIYVCENVKEGPRSLRTAERVTLIVDNTRFVVDPSIFTAQPNTMLGRMFGSGREHNFTRPNEKGEYEVAEGISSTMFRAILDYYKSGIIRCPDGISIPELREACDYLCIAFDYSTIKCRDLSALMHELSNDGARRQFEFYLEEMVLPLMVASAQSGERECHVVVLTDDDVVDWDEEYPPQMGEEYSQIIYSTKLYRFFKYIENRDVAKSVLKERGLKKIRLGIEGYPTYKEKVKKRPGGRPEVIYNYVQRPFIRMSWEKEEGKSRHVDFQCVKSKSITNLAAAAADIPQDQLVVMHPGPQVDELDILPNHPQPSHHYDPDPDASSPAI, encoded by the exons ATGCCCGAGGATGCTAAGTCGCCTGGCAAGCCCTCGTTGTACGAAGGAGCGCGCGTCCTTTGTGCGTTCATTCATCAGCTGCTGCCCTGCTGCTTTGTTTTAAAGACAGGCGG TGGTCAGCCGCGTGGAGCTCAGCTGGAGCGCGAGCTGGTGAGAATGAGTCTGCATGGAGCCAGCGGAGGAGGACCCCTGGACCATCCCAGGGAGAGGCGGCGTTCTGGAGATCGCTCCAGGGATTCTTCACATGAGAGAGGTGAAGGACAGCTTACCCCCTGCATCAGGAACGTCACCTCACCCATACGCCAGCACCTCACTG ACCGTGAACGGGATTCTGGCTGCTCATCACGCTCCACGAGTCCCAGGCCTCAGAAATCATGCACCTCCAGCCTGTTCTATGGCGACTCCCATGGTAAAACCCACAGCTCTGACATGATCTACGTGTGCGAAAACGTTAAGGAGGGACCCCGCAGTTTGAGGACTGCCGAGAGAGTCACTCTGATTGTAGATAACACCCGTTTTGTGGTCGACCCATCCATCTTCACTGCCCAACCCAACACTATGCTCGGCAG GATGTTCGGATCTGGACGGGAACACAACTTCACACGTCCTAATGAAAAGGGAGAGTATGAGGTTGCCGAGGGAATCAGCTCCACCATGTTCAGAGCCATTTTG GATTACTACAAATCGGGGATAATCCGCTGCCCTGATGGGATATCCATCCCGGAGCTGAGAGAGGCATGTGACTACCTTTGCATTGCCTTCGACTACAGCACCATCAAGTGCAGAGACCTCA GTGCACTCATGCATGAGCTGTCTAATGATGGCGCCCGGCGGCAGTTTGAGTTCTATCTGGAGGAGATGGTGCTGCCTCTGATGGTGGCCAGCGCTCAGAGCGGAGAGCGGGAGTGTCATGTGGTGGTGCTGACAGATGACGACGTGGTTGACTGGGATGAGGAGTATCCGCCGCAGATGGGAGAGGAATACTCACAGA TTATATACAGCACAAAACTATACCGGTTCTTCAAATACATTGAAAACCGAGACGTTGCCAAGTCTGTTCTGAAGGAGAGAGGACTGAAGAAAATTCGATTAGGCATAGAAG GATACCCAACCTACAAAGAGAAAGTAAAGAAGCGACCCGGTGGGCGTCCGGAGGTCATTTACAACTACGTCCAGAGGCCCTTCATCCGTATGTCCTGGGAGAAAGAGGAGGGCAAAAGCCGACATGTGGACTTCCAATGCGTAAAAAGCAAGTCCATCACCAACCTCGCTGCAGCCGCTGCAGACATTCCTCAGGACCAGCTTGTGGTCATGCATCCTGGGCCTCAGGTGGACGAACTAGACATCCTACCCAACCACCCTCAGCCCAGCCACCATTACGATCCAGATCCCGATGCCTCGTCCCCGGCCATCTGA